In Sphaerospermopsis torques-reginae ITEP-024, the genomic window CATTTTCCCATGCTCGTCATCGTTTATTACTACTTTCTACTTATGATTCTTCCCTAAAACCTCTCAGTCAAAAAATCTTAGAACGTCCGCGTTTGATAGAAAGAATTCGTCAAGCTTTGCGGTTAGATAAAGCTTTTATGACTTGTTACAATTCCACATTTTGGGAAGCAGAATTATCACTGAAATTGAATGTTCCTTTGTATGCTGCTGCACCAGATTTACAAATTTGGGGGACAAAAAGCGGGAGTAGAGAAATTTTTAATCAAAGCAATGTACCCCATCCAGAAGGTAGCAAATTAGTTTGGAACTACCAAGATTTAGCCACAGCAGCAGCTAATTTATGGGAAAGTCAACCGACATTAAAAAGGATGGTTGTGAAACTAAATGAAGGTATTTCTGGAGAAGGAAATGCAATTTTGGATCTCCGTCCATTGCTAGATGTTGCACCAGGGAAAAGTTCCCACAGTGAAAGAGTAGAAAAAATCAGTAGTAACTTTACAAATTTGCGCTTTCAAGCTACACAAGAAACTTGGGATAATTTCTCTCAAAGAATCCCAGAATTAGGTGCAATAGTAGAATCATTTATAGAAGGTGAAATCAAATTTTCTCCTAGTGTTCAAGGACGGATCACACCTGATGGAAAAGTAGAAATACTTTCCACCCATGATCAAATTCTCGGCGGACCTGACGGACAAATTTATCTTGGTTGTCGGTTTCCTGCGGATGAAAAGTATCGAGTACAATTACAAACTTTAGGTTTACAAGTAGGTAAAAAACTAGCAGAAAAAGGAGCATTAGAAAGATTTGGCGTTGATTTTGTTGTTGTTGATCAAGGAAATGGTAAATGGGATATTCAAGCGATAGAAATTAACCTCCGCAAAGGTGGAACTACTCACCCTTTTATGACTTTGAAATTATTAACTAATGGACGCTATGACTTGTCCACAGGTTTATTTTATAGTCAACAAGGAAAACCTAAATATTACGTCGCTACAGACAACTTACAAAAAGACCGCTATCGGGGATTATTACCTAATGATTTAATGGATATTATTGCCCATCATAGATTACATTTTGATAGCGGAACAGAA contains:
- a CDS encoding peptide ligase PGM1-related protein, which encodes MVKMNISELEQIDKFRNLQLTLRDRWKTSELFDNSEADILIVPSLSIDQRELQKIEGCEHYEERLLFSLIRLRNPRNRLIYVTSMPLHPSIIDYYLQLLPGIPFSHARHRLLLLSTYDSSLKPLSQKILERPRLIERIRQALRLDKAFMTCYNSTFWEAELSLKLNVPLYAAAPDLQIWGTKSGSREIFNQSNVPHPEGSKLVWNYQDLATAAANLWESQPTLKRMVVKLNEGISGEGNAILDLRPLLDVAPGKSSHSERVEKISSNFTNLRFQATQETWDNFSQRIPELGAIVESFIEGEIKFSPSVQGRITPDGKVEILSTHDQILGGPDGQIYLGCRFPADEKYRVQLQTLGLQVGKKLAEKGALERFGVDFVVVDQGNGKWDIQAIEINLRKGGTTHPFMTLKLLTNGRYDLSTGLFYSQQGKPKYYVATDNLQKDRYRGLLPNDLMDIIAHHRLHFDSGTETGTVFHLMGCLSQFGKLGLTSIGDSPQQAEDIYNQVVQVLDQETSEEHNSYHLFSDYAFPISGDTFGY